The segment ATATCTCATCTCAAGAGTTTCAAAATCTCTGCGGAGAGCTTGAATATGAGACCTCTTGACCCTTgcatttccttcaaattttttcttcatggtgtCCCATATGTCTTTGGTAGTATCCTTCTTGAGAATGGTGTCAAGAACAGTCTGGTCTATTGCCTGGAAGAGATAGTTCTTCACTTTCAGGTCCTTCAGCTTCATATCATCATTCTTCTTTCGTTGTGTATCTATCTGCGCCAATTCAATTGTTGGCTCAATATAGCCAAGCTCCACCAGCCCCCAAAATTCCTTCGATCgtaaaaaaatttccatcaaCATGCTCCAATGGTCATAGTGACCATCAAAGCAAGGAATGGCTGGTTGTATAAAACTCCCTTCTATAGTCATCTTCTATGCTGCTGTAAGAACTTCAAAGACTGCTGCTTTGATATGTCAGGCCTAGTgggggctctgataccatattgtTGGGAAATTTGATGAAACTAAGAACAATAACACTACAAGCTGGATTGAATGACACATTTTATTAACAATAACTTTGGCTTAAATAGCCATTCAATATAGATCTAAACAGAAAACGAGAAAGCAGTGGAGATAAAGATAAAGCTAAGTAACAGCTAAGTAACAGAAACTTGGAACAATTCAAATATCCCTAAAGACTAGGACTTTCCTTGTAGACCGGAACATTATTCTAACAAAACAACTGCAGTAAACTCCTTCATGAAGAACCTTTACATCATATCGACGAAGTGGATCAAGGGTCGCCTGAACAGGTTGCCTTCGGCTTGTGTGGGCAATGTGGTGACGGCTACTATCAATGAAAGGGAAGCCTGATCTCCGAAAGAAAGTCATTGTCCGGCAATGCAAGTTGTGGCGTCAAAAAGATGGCGTCTACATGTACTTTGAAGACAATGTTGGTGTCATCGTGAACCCAAAGAGGGAAGGAAAGGGATCGACTGCTGACCAAAAGCCTTTGTCTGTGGAAACTACTGATGGTAATTCTAATGGTATTGTAAGTGGTGGGGCTATGAAAAGGAATAATGGTTTCGCACCTGTGAAACCAACATATCATAACTCGccatttaattcaaatgatcgTGGATTGCTAGAGGGGTTCCCGCTTCTGGTTATCAGGATCCAAGATTTGCTTTTGATGGGCTACGACCTCCTCTCCCATGGTTAGATGGCCTAGTATTTTCTTATCCAACGCCTGTGACTAGCACCTCAAttgttgaggcctcgtattcccaatgatccacgtagttgccaaatggatggacGTACGATCTCAACCGTGATTCCTGATTCAGCTGCTCCTGCAAAAGGcatccggacagggtgtccagacacaccctccgatggttttgtcagccatggaaagagagataaaagcaattggcacagttggccttttactaggtattgaaAGGCTTACCTTCTTCTTTGCGCGAAGGTTTGTATATATAGTTCTTTGGaaattctctctcctccataaatgatggaaggctttttggtttaccatgatgccactaggtggtggcagggacatcctcatcctgcgaacggctgtcagagatcgtgggaagtgacttgttgtcacttctgtcttttcactctACAGGTATTGGAATATGGATTGTAACAGGgtgtcagaatgacgtagtgagtCATGCTTGGTTTGATCGGTGATCCGGATGGACATATCCGgatagaatatgaaaggtcgccggatgagtaaTGGCGGTGGTCCAGATAGGATGTTTTGCGAGTCCCGTGTGCTCTTATTTCAGAGGATCCGGATAGGAGAGCGCGCCACGTATCGTCAGGGGgcgtgtgccacgtgtcatcagggatgggtccctacaatgcccccctttttAACCTGTCGAGTTTGCCCTAACAaaatgggcgggttaaaaaagaatgattgttttttgaaaatcgaAGTTGCTTTTTGTGCTCATTGGACCACGTGGCAAGCGGGGGCGAAGAGACAGGAGAGTATTTATGGCGAGCTGCCGTCTCTGGGTATTCCCTAGGCAATGTGTCGTTTTAATGATAACGTTTGCTGAACGTTTGGAATACCGAGGGGCTGTCTCCTACAAATAGCAGCCTGTGGCCTCCtgttgtatttttcttactgcATTTTCTCTGTTATTGCTTCATCTGCCTACTGCGTATCTTTGCTTGTGAGTGCACCGGCATTTATTTCAGGTCGTGACGGTGACTGCATTTGCGTTTTTCGACCCTACCTTCCAGTTTACATTTGGTACGTATGCTTATTCTGGTTTTTCTCCTTCTTGTATCCtcttttcttggtttgttttcGATTTGCTTGGAAAAGCTGTTTGGGCGACTGACTGTTGGTGTTAGCTTCTAGGGTTTCTTTCTGCGTTTTGGGTATGTTTGGGGTTTCTGTTGCCCCCTTGCGCTTTTGGTGGGGTATTGAATTTTCTGTGGGGTAGGGTATGAGGTTTTGTTTGacttgttggatttcttccatGCAGATTCTACTTCATCTTTAGGTTACAAAATGTCTGCCAACAAGGAAGTTACCTCATCTCGGCCGTCTGGTGACGCTCGTGCTGAGAAATCGATGGAAAAGTTAAATGCTAAGGAGTTTTGCGAGCGGTTCTATATTCCCAATGGTGTATCTGTGGAGCTTTTTGATGGAGAGGGCGTGTTGCCTGAGAAACCGGAAGATAACGCGATCTTTTTTACCAAGGAGCACTTCAATGCTGGGCTCTGGTTCCCCCTCCCGTCTCTGGTTAAGGAATTTCTGCATTTCACCCAGATTCCTCCGGTGTATGTACATCCCAACATGATTcgggtgctgatggggtgcaGCATTCTAAGCatgttgtttaatttggacCTCTCGCTACTGGAGGTTCTTTTTATCTATTCGATCAAGAAAGTGAAGAATGATATCTTTAGCTTCGTCGTCAGCCTTCCATCTCTGCAATTGGTGACCAACCTGCCGGATTCGACAAAAAGGGCCGCCAACGGGCAGGTGCTGGTCAAGGGCGTGTGGGCAGGTTTGGCGGAGCATCCGGATAGGCCCTTTGTCCCCAACCAGTCGCTAAAGGTTCCAGGTATAACTAGGCTACATCCTGTCTTTGCATGGTTTGTAAGTCAGCATTGTTTAGGTGGCTGACATATTTTTCTTGCTTGGGTGCAGGCCAGAATAAAAGAGGAAAACTGGTGGACTGGGTGGAGAAGGCCTCGTTCGACCGTTTGAACAGGCTTTTCGAGATTACGTCGGCCGAGCGGAGTTGCGAGCTGCTTCTTTCTGTGCAGAACCTCCGCTTGGTCGTCCAGGAGCCTCAGGCATACGTGCTGAACATACTCCCAAGGCGGCTGCCTGAAGAAGTGGTAGTTGGGGAGCATTTCACCCTTGAAGACCTTCCCTTCTACGAGGGGGCGCGGAAGGCAGATGCCCGGACACGCAAGGCCCGTCTCAACAAGCGGGAGAGGAAAAGACAAGAGGGGCTCCTGCGGAAGGCTCCGAGTGGGAAACGGTCCGTGTCCTCTCCACCTGCTGGTGCTCCAgcgaaaaagaagaagaagctgggTAAGAAGAATAAGGGAAAGGCAGTGAAAATCCCAACTCCTCCGAAGGAGTTTGTACCGCCTCCCATTGGCTATGAAAATGAAGTAACAATACAAGAGCCGGAAAATCCCCTCCCGCCTTCTGTCTCAAGCGGTTTTGAATTTATTAGGGGCCTGAATCTTTCGGGGCCCTCAGTGGCGCCGGACGTTCGGATGGCTCTTCTGACTGAGGAAGCGCCCTCAATAAATCAACCCGGCTCCCCTCATCCGGATGTGGCTGCGGCTCGGGCCTCTAGCGCTGCGACCTTGCCTCCTGCGACACCCCCAACAGGAGAAATGGGGGCGGACAACCAGGGGTTGCCTTCTCATGGGCCAAGCCCTCGTGCCTTTGTACCTGTGAGGGGGCCAACCAGGAGAAGGTCGCGTCCGGTACGCGACTTGAAATCTGGCCTCGCTAGGCGGCTTGAGGGTCGGTTTTTAGAAAGCATCGAGGTCAGCTGCTCGTCCGTCCAGGAGGGTCACCCGGAAGGCAATGAGGCGGGGATGGTGGAAGAAAACCCAGCCATCCCAGTGTTGGTGCCGGATGAGGTTCCACCCAGAGAGACCCAGCCGGCTGAAAATGCTGAAGCCGTGGTTCCGGAGGAGGAATCACTCTCCAATGCCTCCTTGGGGGGGGAGTCTTTTTTATGATGCCACTTTCAACTCTGCTAGCCCTTTCAGCTATGCGGAGATGGAAGAGAAACTAAAACGGATTCCTTCTGGTTCAGACGTTGGAGTGCCTTCAGCCAAGATGTTCGAGACAGTGGAGATGGTATAATTTGTGTCTTGATATCTTTATATTGATGCGTTTGTTACATGATTTGTAACTTTGCCTTTCTTTGCTTGAGTATTCTCCTGCAGCTGGTGAGTGGTCTTCGCGGCATGGCTCGTCAACGCGACCTTCTTTCTGACCTGTTGGAGACTGCTGATTATACAAAATCCTTCGTGTCTCAGcggaaaaatgatgaagagagGTTGCGTTTGAGAGTGGAGCAGGCTGAAGCTAGTTCATCTACTGCTCGAGAGGAGAACGAGGTTCTTCGAGAGGAGCTTGCTGAGGCGAAGAGCCGGGAGGATTTTATGGAAGTCCGTCTTTTTGAAGCGGAGGACGAGATGGCTCTTTTGAGGAGGGAGGTGAGGCACCTCCGGACGGAAGTGTCCATCAAGAAGAGGCAGAGAGAAGAGTTGCAGTTGCGCTTATCAGCGCAAAAAGAAGAACTGGAGGGTGAGTTTGCTGCAGAAAGGGAGGAACTTGAAGCGGAGTACCAGAAGCAAGTTGATGAAATGTACTTCTTTGGCTATCGCTGctgtatgaagaaacatggaATCAAACGAGATGTCCCTTCAATTCCTCCGGGTGAAGAGGAGAAGCTGCGCCGCAAACCTGCTCAATGAGggtcttttctttttgtaaagaattttTAGTGCTATCTTCTCTTTGTATTTTTGTGGTCCGGAGACTTTTTGTATGTGATTTGTTTCACaagtatcaataaaatatacttcttcattttgCCTCATCCTTTATTGGTAATACTGCTTTAgattagatacattccatggtcgTTGCAACGGGGTTCCATCTAGCTCTTGTAGATGATaggctccactttcacttgCTTTAGACACTATGTAGGGGCCTTCCCAGTTGGCTTGGAATTTTCCTGCTCCTATGTCagcagtattttcaaaaacttttctaaggacCAGCGTACCATTTTTGAAGCTTCTGGGCCTTACTTTGCGATTGTAGTGAGCTGATGCCCTTTGTTGGTAATCTGCCATCCGGATGGCTGCAGTTTCTCTTACTTCGTCCGCCCAGTCTAAGTTTCTTCCTAACTCTGTATCTGCATCATTCTCCCTTCCTACCTCGGTCCGGACAGTGGGTAAGCCTATTTCAGTAGGAATGATTGCGTCCATACCGTATGCGAGGGCGAAGGGAGTATTTCCTGTTGGTcgtccgggtgtggttcgataagcccacAGGACGCCGGGTAGTTCCTCCGCCCACTTTCCTTTGGCTTGCTCGAGTCTTTTCTTCAAGGCAGTGATTAGTGTTTTGTTTGTGGCCTCCGCTTGACCATTGCTTTGAGGATATCGTGACGTAGAGTATGAGTTCCGGATGTTTAGTTCTGAACAGAAATTCCGGAATGCGATGTTATCGAACTGTGGGCCATTGTCTGCTACGATGGTCTGGGGGATTCCAAAGCGGCAGATGATGTTTTTCCATACGAATCTGGTGACATCTTTATCTTTGATGCTGGCATAGGCTTCGGCTTCTACCCATTTGGTGAAGTAATTCGTGGCTACAAGCAGGAATTTTTTCTGGGCGGGAGCGGCTGGTAGaggtcctactatgtccatgccccaTTGTGATAAGGGCCAGGGTCCTGAGATTGTTTTCAATTCTCCTGACGGCATGTGTGGAATGGGGGCATGCCTTTGAcatttgtcacattttttgacatATGCCGCCGCGTCCTTTTTCATTGTAGGCCAGTAATAACCTTGCGAATGGGCCCTGTGCGCCAGAGACCGACCTCCGGAATGATTTCCACATACTCCTTCGTGCAATTCAGCTAAGACGTACAACACCTCTGAATGATTTAGACATCTGAGGTAGGGACCTGTAAAGGATCGCTTGTACAGATGCCCCCCTATTAAGGTGAAACGGGTGGCTTGTACCCGGATCTTGTGTGCTTGCTTGGTTTCTTCAGGCAAGGTGCCTGTCCGGAGGTATTCGATGATGGCTGTCATCCAGCTTTTGTcctttgcttcatttttttcgATGGTATTGCAAATAGAGGTTTCCGTGACAGAGGGCTTGGTTTGCACATATATAGGCAATAGTATAgcttctttgatgggaagaGAATCAGCTACGCCTGCTAGGGCGTCGGCACGTGAGTTTTCAGTCCGCTTGATTTTCTCAATCGTCCATTCGGCGAATCGCTGCAAGGTGTCTCTCACTTTGTTTAAGTATCGCGTCATGCGTGCATCCTTGGCCTCATATTTTTTCTGAACGTGTCTTACCACAAGTTGGGAATCACTATAAACCCGAAGTTTGGAGACGGATAGGGCTAAAGCAAGGTCCAATCCGGCTAAGACGGCTTCATATTCtgcttcattgttagaggcgGGGAATCCCAGCCGGATGGCTTGCTCCAGATGCTCTCTGGTTGGGGATTGCAACAGGAGTCCTACTCCGGATCCGGACGATCGGGAGGCCCCATCAACGCGTAAAGTCCACCATTGTTTTTCGCTTGGCTCCTCGTATTGGGAGGGCCTTCGAGAGTATTCCAGTACGAAGTCAGCCATCACTTGGCCTTTTATGGACAATCTGGGTTGGAACTCGATTCCAAATTCACTCaattctatggcccattgaagcattcttccGGTTAGGTCCGGCTTGTGTAGGATATTGCGAAGGGGTTGGTCAGTTAACACGACCACCGGGTGTGCTTGGAAATAGGGTCGGAGTTTCTGGACGGCACTTCAAAGTGCTAAGGCCGTTAATTCCATTTTTGAATATCTAGTTTCTACGTCTGCTAACGCTCTGCTTATGTAGTAGATGGGTTTCTGCTCCTTGGGCGATGGGCAGCGGAATAAGACAGCGCTAATTGCCCACTCTGAGACAGCCAggtacatatacaatttttctctgGGGAGAGGGCTGCTTAGGATGGGTGGTTGCATGAGGCACCGCTTAATTTTTTTCGAAAGCGTTTTGACAGTTGTCCATCCATCTGCTTGCTCCTGCTTTGCGGATTGCCAAGAAGAAGGGTTGTAGCTCATCGGTGAAACGGGCTATAAAACGTCCCAGGGCGACAAGCTTGCCTGTGAGGCGCTGTAATTCCTTCTTGTTCCTAGGGGGGTGGTGTTTCTATGACTGCTTTGACTTGATCTGGGCTGACCTCTATCCCCCTTTGACTGACCATAAAACCCAGGAATTTCCCAGCACTTATGCCAAAGGCGCATTTAGAAGGATTTAGCTTCATGTCAAACTTCCTCAGGAGGTGAAAAACTTCTTGCAAGTGGAGAACGTGCTCCTCTCGGGTTTTGCTTTTAACCACGATATCGTCGATATACACCTCTACTGTACGGCCGATTAGCGGTTTAAATATCTTTGTCATCAGTCTTTGATAAGTAGCGCCAGCATTTTTGAGgccaaatggcatgactttgtaacaataaagtccgtgtggcgttatgaaggctgtcttctcttgatcatccggggccatggggatttggtgataTCCGGAGAAAGCGTCCAGGAAGGAGAGCATCCCTTGCCCAGCAGTGGAATCCACAATTTGATCTATTCGTGGCAAGGGGAAACTGTCTTTCGGACACGCTTTATTGAGATTGGTGTAGTCAACGCAGACCCGCCATTTGCCCTCTTTTTTGGGTACCACTGctacatttgccaaccagtccggataatccacttctttgatgaatCCGGCTTCCAATAGTTTGTCGATCTCATTCCGGATGATCTTTTGTCTGTCCGGGTGGAAACGTCTAACCCTCTGCCGGATGGGTTTCGCTGTTGGTAAAACGTTAAGTTTATGAGAGACTATTGATGGATGAATCCCTTTCATATCAGAGTGCGCCCATGCGAAAATGTCATGGTTTGTTAGAGGGCGTCTTAGATGTTCTGGGTTTCTTCAAGTGTTAAGAGGGAACTGATATGAGTAAGGTGAGCATCTTCTTccgaaatttggattgtttgcAAGGGATCTGCTACCGGGGGATCTCTATCCGCCGGGCATAGTGACTGCTATTGGTCAAGTGCGTGTGTGGACTCAGGGAGAGGTTCATTCTCCTGACTGGTCCCTGGTTCTCTTGCTATCTGGTAGCATTGGCGAGCAGCTAGCTGGCTGCCGTACAGGTTGATTTGCCCACCCTCAGTAAGAAAGCTTACCATCTGATGATATGTGGAGGGGATGGCTTTCATGCAGTGCAGCCATGTGCGCCCCAAGATAATATTGAAGGGTGACAAATCTTGTACCACTGAAAATAGGACATTAAGAGTGACTGGGCCAGCTTGAACTGGTAGCACAATATCTCCTAAGGAAATGGTTGATGCCCCGTTGAATCCGAACATGATTCTCCCAGGGTTTTCGAGACCGACTAAATTGTGCCCCATGTGGCTTATGACTGATGCTTGTACCAGATCAGCTGAGCTGCCTGGGTCAACTAAGATGCGTCTTACATCGAATTTGTCTATCCCTAAGGATAGAATGAGGGCGTCGCGGTGCGGACGTAATATCCGTGTGGGGTCTGCTGGTGGAAAAATGATTGTCCCGTCTATGGGGTGAGGGCTTCCTCCGATTATCCCAGGTCGGATGGAGTTGACACGCTCACGCACCATTGCCTCTCGTAATAATTTTTGCCTCTTTCATTTGGAATTTATCTCTTCATCCGACGGACCTCCATTAATGTAGTTTATGACGGCTTTGGGGGCGGCTGGAATCGCGGGGGTTCCAGAGTCGTGGCCCCGGGAGGCGTCTCTATCTCTGGCATCTGAGCGGAGGTATTGCCTTAAATGTCCCGCCTTTATAAGCCTTTCCACCAAATATTGGAGGCTTCTGCACGTTTCCGTTGTGTGGCCATGCTCCTTGTGGTAAGCGCATTTTTTGCTATGATCTCTTCTGGATGGATCCGACCCGAGGGGTCTGGGCCACCTGAAATCGGACATTCTTTGGATCATAGGGAGAAGCTTCTCATAAGTTATGGAGAGTGGTGTGAGGGGTGGCATCTCCGGGCGGCTTGGCCCTTCTTGCCTTCGATCGGATGGCCTTGGCCTGTCCGGAAGTTTAGCGCTTCCTTCCATATTCCCTTTGGACGGCTGTTCGGCAACCAATACTTGCTGGGTGGCTGCCCGTACGTCATCCTCAAGCATGGAGTATTTGTTCGCACGTCGAAACAAATCGTCCATCGTCATGGGAGGTTTCTTAGCTAGTGATTCAAAAAATGGAGTGCCTGGACAGATGCTTCGCTTGAATTTAATTGAATTCTCTTTCTATCAAGTTGATCCCATTCATGCTTAAGTTTTGGAAccatcactccattttctaattttgaaggaatgtggggaccatcttcaatgacatcccataaatcAAGACTAGTAGATTGGataaaccaagtcattttatttttccaatagggatagtcggttcccgtGAAAAGTGGAGGTTGGGtagttgaaaaactttcaattttggatgagcttgatggaatagccattttcctcttagacgattaagtcttaagcaagaggtctagctctgataccaattgttagaaatttgaggctaatccaacctatggtaatcaccctagagggggggtgaatagggtgatggtctctttttgcaaatttaaactaggtgaatgtaagagataattatatgcaagtatatatgaaaacaatataaaaacaattgcatataaattaaaggagtagggaagagagaatgcaaacacaagatttatagtggttcggcgcaacccggcctacatccactctcctctagcttcaatcccaagcttgaggttccactaattcaaggcttccaaaccaagccttcaagcaatacaattggattatggttccaatctaccctcttggacttttggctccaagcaccctttacacttctcaagagataccacactcttggaAAACTTCCTCTTAAAGATTTACAATTAcaagatctcacaaaatcctagtacaaaagctttaagctcaaatgatacaagaaactaggattgaatggtgcactaatgatatgcaagttttggaacaatggtgcactcaaaacacttcttcaaaggctcaaatatattcaagaaaggtttaggaaggttttgctcttgaaacaatgaagattggagcctttttatagaagaaaaaagccaaactagctgtttggggttcgaccggtcgagttgggggtcgaccggttgactagccgttagcatttaatgcttggcaggtgaccgttgggcctcgaccgggcctcgaccggacctcaaccggacgaggttcaaccttgaccggttgaacaaccgttctggaagaaagagaaaatttttgcatttttcgaaCGGTCGACCGGTACTGTTCAtacccctcaaccggttgagctgggggtcaaccggttgagctgggggtcaaccggttactgttcatccggttcaaccggttgagccatttttggctcaacacccaactttttcaacttaaaacctttaaaacaagtttggaaaatatttgacacaaggttttaattgaaaacatgaaatcatccaattttaaaaggattaaaaatgaattaattcttggatgattttggtgcataagtaaagaatgcaatgcatgaaaaaacctag is part of the Vitis riparia cultivar Riparia Gloire de Montpellier isolate 1030 chromosome 17, EGFV_Vit.rip_1.0, whole genome shotgun sequence genome and harbors:
- the LOC117904741 gene encoding uncharacterized protein LOC117904741 gives rise to the protein MVRERVNSIRPGIIGGSPHPIDGTIIFPPADPTRILRPHRDALILSLGIDKFDVRRILVDPGSSADLVQASVISHMGHNLVGLENPGRIMFGFNGASTISLGDIVLPVQAGPVTLNVLFSVVQDLSPFNIILGRTWLHCMKAIPSTYHQMVSFLTEGGQINLYGSQLAARQCYQIAREPGTSQENEPLPESTHALDQ